The segment TGACACCGTCCTTGCCGACCTTGTCGATGGCCTCGGAGATCAGGTCACCGATCTCAGTGTCGGCCGCCGAGATCGACGCCACCTGGGCGATCTGCTCCTTGGTCTCGGTCTCCTTCGACAGGTTCTTCAGGGAGCCGACGGCCGCCTCGACAGCCGCCTCGATGCCTCGCTTCAGCGACATCGGGTTGGCGCCGGCGGCGACGTTGCGGAGGCCTTCGCGAACGAGCGCCCAGGCCAGCACCGTGGCGGTGGTCGTTCCGTCACCGGCGACGTCGTCGGTCTTCTTGGCTACTTCCTTGACCAGCTCGGCCCCGATCTTCTCGTAGGGGTCCTCGAGCTCTATTTCCTTGGCGATGGACACGCCGTCGTTGGTGATCGTGGGTGCGCCCCACTTCTTCTCCAGGACGACGTTGCGGCCCTTGGGGCCGAGGGTCACTCGCACGGCGTCGGCGAGCTGGTTCATCCCGCTCTCGAGCGCGCGACGGGCGTTCTCGTCGAAAGCAATCAGCTTGGGCATCTGTTCTTGGTTCCCTCCATTGGGTGGACCACCATTAGCACTCTCATATCCCGAGTGCTAACAGTAAACCGCCTCCGGAGAGTTAGTGCAAGGTGGCTGTGAACCCACCCGAGACCCATCCGGCGGCGAGCTTTTCTGGAACCAAAATTCGTCGAGTCGGTCTTTTGTGGCAGGGACGTGCGGGTCGTCAAGCGGGGCGGCTGCCACAAAAGCGCCGGCTCCGGAATCAATGTTCCACAAAGGCAACCCCGCCGGCGGCCGTCGGTGAGTTAGGTGAGTTAGCCGCCGGCGACTGCAGGGACGATCGAGACGGTCGCGCCCTCCGCGACAGCCGTGTCGAGCCCGTCGAGAAAACGAATGTCCTCGTCCGCGACGAACACGTTCACGAACCGCCGGAGCTTTCCAGCGTCATCGAAGAGGCGGTCGTGGAACCCGGGGTAGGCCACCTCGAGAGACTTCAGGACCTCTCCGACGCTCGTGCCGTCGAGCTGGACGTCGTTGTTCCCGCCGGCGAGTGGGCGCAGCTGGGTTGGGATGCGAACGGTGACGGCCACGTCAGAAAACCTCCGAGGGAAGCTCGACCGCCTCGGCGAAGGCGTCGAGGGTAGGTGGGATCACGGCAGTGGGACCGCAGTGCGGAGCGACGGCCTCGATCGTCTTCAGCCCGTTACCGGAGACGATCGCGACGACCCGCTCGTCGGGACGGATCGCACCCGAAGCCGCAAGCTGGGCCAGGGTGGCGATGGTCACCCCTCCGGCGGTCTCGGCGAAAATGCCCTCGGTCCGGGCGAGGAGCCGGATGCCCTCGACGATCTCCTCGTCGCTGACGGATCCGAACGTCCCGCCCGACTCGCGAACTGCGTCGAGGGCGTAGGGCCCGTCGGCAGGGTTGCCGATGGCCAGCGACTTGGCGATCGTGTCCGGCTTGACCGGCTTGACCGCGTCCCAACCGGCGTCGAAGGCCGCGGCGATGGGCGAGCACCCCGCCGCCTGGGCACCCGAGATCCGCGAGTCCGCGGAGTCGATCAGGCCGACCAGCTCCAGCTCCTTGAATCCCTTGGCGACCTTGGTCAGCTGGCTGCCAGATGCGACCGGCACCACAACGTGGTCCGGAGCCTCCCACCCGAGCTGCTCGGCGATCTCGAACGCGAGCGTCTTCGATCCCTCGGCGTAGTAGGTGCGAACGTTGACGTTCACGAACGCCCACGAAGGCCGCTCGCCGGCGATCTCGGCACACAACCGGTTCACGTCGTCGTAGTTCCCGTCGATCGCGACGAGCTTCCCGCCGAACACGGCTGTGGTCACGACCTTGCCCGCCTCGAGGTCCGCCGGGATGAACACGACCGACTCCATGCCGGCGTGCGCCGCGTGTGCGGCGACCGAGTTCGCGAGGTTTCCGGTCGACGCCGCAGCGGCCACCTTGAACCCGAGTTCCTGTGCCTTGGTGAGAGCCACCGAGACGACCCGGTCCTTGAAAGATCCCGTCGGGTTGACCGTGTCGTTCTTGATCCACAGCTCGCCCAGGCCCAGCTCGGCGGCCAGACGGTCGGCCCTCACGAGCGGGGTGAAGCCTGCGCCGAGGCTCACCGCTCCCTCAGCGCTCGCCGGAAGCAGGTC is part of the Acidimicrobiales bacterium genome and harbors:
- a CDS encoding threonine synthase, with protein sequence MPDSMSYEEESLPYVEGLRCRECGHPYPAEALHFCEWCFGPLEVVYDYEAIRKVVSPERIAAGPSSIWRYADLLPASAEGAVSLGAGFTPLVRADRLAAELGLGELWIKNDTVNPTGSFKDRVVSVALTKAQELGFKVAAAASTGNLANSVAAHAAHAGMESVVFIPADLEAGKVVTTAVFGGKLVAIDGNYDDVNRLCAEIAGERPSWAFVNVNVRTYYAEGSKTLAFEIAEQLGWEAPDHVVVPVASGSQLTKVAKGFKELELVGLIDSADSRISGAQAAGCSPIAAAFDAGWDAVKPVKPDTIAKSLAIGNPADGPYALDAVRESGGTFGSVSDEEIVEGIRLLARTEGIFAETAGGVTIATLAQLAASGAIRPDERVVAIVSGNGLKTIEAVAPHCGPTAVIPPTLDAFAEAVELPSEVF
- a CDS encoding ubiquitin-like small modifier protein 1; this encodes MAVTVRIPTQLRPLAGGNNDVQLDGTSVGEVLKSLEVAYPGFHDRLFDDAGKLRRFVNVFVADEDIRFLDGLDTAVAEGATVSIVPAVAGG